One part of the Neisseria zalophi genome encodes these proteins:
- the hflX gene encoding GTPase HflX: MRTQSNMFQVDKSLETRERVMLVGVMLRADYSGSNEGREQDFQTALNEAEDLIAAAGGDLICTETAKRDKAHAALFVGTGKAEELAVIVQQHGIELVVLNHELTPTQERNLERVLQCRVLDRVGLILAIFAKRAQSQEGKLQVELAQLSHLSGRLVRGYGHMQSQKGGIGLKGPGETQLETDRRLINQKITALKKQLQQVKKQRATRRKARLSGRLKTFALVGYTNAGKSSLFNRLTKADVLAKDQLFATLDTTARRLYLSPEASIILTDTVGFVRDLPHKLVSAFSATLEETAMADILLHIVDVSHADFERQMDDVNTVLEEIGAHEVPQLIVYNKIDLLSGEDKRVAGILRDAQGRAVAVNISVTENLGLDDLREALSELAVM, encoded by the coding sequence ATGCGTACTCAATCTAATATGTTCCAAGTTGATAAGTCTCTGGAAACACGCGAGCGGGTTATGTTGGTCGGGGTGATGTTGCGGGCGGATTATTCGGGCTCGAACGAAGGGCGGGAACAAGATTTTCAGACGGCCTTAAACGAAGCGGAAGACTTAATCGCGGCAGCGGGCGGTGATCTGATTTGTACGGAAACCGCCAAACGCGATAAAGCCCATGCGGCCTTATTTGTAGGCACCGGCAAGGCGGAGGAGTTGGCCGTTATCGTGCAACAACACGGTATCGAGCTGGTGGTGTTGAATCACGAGTTAACGCCCACGCAAGAGCGGAACTTGGAGCGGGTGCTGCAATGCCGCGTATTGGACCGTGTCGGATTGATTTTGGCGATTTTTGCCAAACGGGCGCAATCTCAAGAAGGTAAGCTGCAAGTGGAGTTGGCGCAATTGTCGCATTTAAGTGGGCGGCTGGTGCGTGGTTACGGCCATATGCAGAGCCAGAAGGGCGGTATCGGTTTGAAAGGGCCGGGCGAAACGCAACTTGAAACAGACCGCCGCTTAATCAACCAAAAAATAACCGCTTTGAAAAAGCAATTGCAGCAGGTTAAGAAACAGCGCGCCACAAGGCGTAAAGCACGGCTTTCAGGCCGTCTGAAAACATTTGCACTGGTCGGCTATACCAATGCGGGGAAATCGAGCCTGTTTAACCGTTTGACAAAAGCCGATGTGTTGGCAAAAGACCAATTGTTTGCCACCTTGGATACGACAGCCCGCCGTTTGTATTTGTCGCCCGAAGCCAGCATTATTTTGACTGATACGGTTGGTTTCGTGCGTGATTTGCCGCATAAATTGGTGTCGGCTTTTTCGGCAACGCTGGAAGAAACCGCCATGGCCGATATATTGCTGCATATAGTGGATGTGAGCCATGCCGATTTTGAACGTCAGATGGATGACGTGAATACGGTATTGGAGGAAATCGGTGCCCATGAAGTACCCCAATTGATTGTATACAATAAAATCGATTTGTTATCGGGTGAAGATAAACGTGTAGCCGGTATTTTGCGTGATGCACAGGGTAGGGCGGTGGCCGTGAATATTTCGGTTACCGAGAATTTGGGCTTGGATGATTTGAGAGAGGCTTTGTCTGAATTGGCTGTAATGTAA
- a CDS encoding TatD family hydrolase has product MYLIDSHCHLNFDGLSSRLPEVFANMEANHVKQALAISVSRQSFSEVLAIAEANEHIFATVGIHPDDKDTPEFTVEELVAHAQHPKVVGIGETGLDYYWCKGDLGWQHQRFADHIEAANQSGLPLVVHTRDAAADTMRLLREHQAHAGVIHCFTEDVAVAKEALDLGFYISFSGIVTFKNAPDIQAAAKYVPQDRILIETDSPFLAPVPKRGKPNEPAYVKYTAEFVAGLRGDTVEHIAEITTDNFYRLFNKVPRLAETPQSV; this is encoded by the coding sequence ATGTATTTGATTGATTCACACTGCCATTTGAATTTTGACGGTTTAAGCAGCCGTTTGCCGGAAGTGTTTGCCAATATGGAGGCGAACCATGTGAAGCAGGCTTTAGCGATTAGCGTCAGCAGGCAGAGTTTTAGCGAAGTTTTAGCGATTGCCGAAGCGAATGAACATATTTTTGCAACGGTCGGTATTCACCCCGATGATAAAGATACACCTGAATTCACGGTTGAAGAATTGGTCGCCCATGCACAACATCCTAAAGTGGTGGGTATTGGTGAAACCGGGTTGGATTATTATTGGTGTAAAGGCGATTTGGGTTGGCAGCATCAGCGCTTTGCCGACCATATTGAAGCGGCGAATCAAAGCGGTTTGCCTTTGGTGGTGCATACCCGTGATGCGGCGGCGGATACTATGCGTCTGTTACGGGAACATCAGGCGCATGCAGGGGTGATTCACTGTTTTACCGAAGATGTGGCGGTAGCCAAAGAAGCCTTGGATTTGGGGTTTTATATTTCGTTTTCAGGCATTGTAACTTTTAAAAATGCACCGGATATTCAGGCCGCTGCCAAATATGTGCCGCAAGACCGTATATTAATCGAAACGGATTCACCGTTTCTCGCCCCTGTGCCGAAGCGCGGTAAACCCAATGAGCCGGCGTATGTGAAATATACGGCTGAGTTTGTGGCCGGACTGCGCGGGGACACGGTGGAACATATCGCCGAGATAACCACCGATAATTTCTACCGTCTGTTCAATAAAGTGCCGCGTTTGGCAGAAACACCGCAATCAGTATGA
- the rplT gene encoding 50S ribosomal protein L20 produces MPRVKRGVTARARHKKVLALAKGYRGRRKNVYRVAKQAVMKAGQYAYRDRRQRKRQFRQLWIVRINAGARENGLSYSKFMNGLKRAAIEIDRKVLADLAVFDKAAFAQLVEKAKAALA; encoded by the coding sequence ATGCCACGCGTAAAACGCGGTGTAACCGCACGTGCCCGTCATAAAAAAGTATTAGCGTTAGCCAAAGGCTATCGTGGTCGCCGTAAAAACGTCTACCGTGTTGCCAAACAAGCGGTAATGAAAGCCGGTCAATATGCTTATCGCGACCGTCGCCAACGCAAACGCCAATTCCGTCAATTGTGGATTGTGCGTATTAATGCAGGCGCCCGTGAAAACGGTTTGTCTTACAGCAAATTCATGAACGGTTTGAAACGCGCTGCGATTGAAATCGACCGTAAAGTATTGGCTGATTTGGCTGTATTTGATAAAGCCGCATTTGCCCAATTGGTTGAAAAAGCCAAAGCCGCTTTAGCTTAA
- the rpmI gene encoding 50S ribosomal protein L35, whose product MPKMKTKSGAKKRFKVLGNGGVKRAHAFKRHILTKKTTKNKRQLRGTSMVNERDLASVSKMLPYA is encoded by the coding sequence ATGCCTAAAATGAAAACCAAGTCGGGTGCTAAAAAGCGCTTTAAAGTACTGGGTAATGGTGGTGTAAAACGTGCGCATGCATTCAAACGCCACATTCTGACCAAGAAAACCACCAAAAACAAACGTCAATTGCGCGGCACTTCTATGGTGAACGAACGCGATTTGGCTTCTGTTTCTAAAATGTTACCCTACGCTTAA
- the infC gene encoding translation initiation factor IF-3: MIAQEREARINGEITAKEVRLLSGTGEQLGVVSLKEALSMAEEQEVDLVEISPTAKPPVCKLMDYGKYKYQQAKKRDEAKKNQKQVQIKEIKFRPGTDEGDYQIKMRNINRFLEDGDKVKVTLRFRGREMAHQQLGAQLLERVKEELVEIGTVEQFPKMEGRQMVMMIAPKKK; this comes from the coding sequence ATCATCGCACAAGAACGTGAAGCACGAATCAACGGCGAAATTACCGCTAAAGAAGTGCGTTTACTCAGTGGAACCGGCGAACAGCTCGGTGTGGTATCACTTAAAGAAGCTTTATCTATGGCTGAGGAGCAAGAGGTTGATTTGGTAGAGATTTCACCTACTGCCAAACCGCCCGTATGTAAGCTTATGGATTATGGTAAATACAAATACCAACAAGCCAAAAAGCGCGACGAAGCCAAGAAAAATCAGAAACAGGTTCAGATTAAGGAAATCAAATTCCGTCCGGGAACGGATGAAGGTGATTACCAAATTAAAATGCGTAATATCAACCGCTTTCTGGAAGATGGCGATAAAGTAAAAGTGACTTTGCGTTTCCGCGGACGGGAAATGGCCCACCAACAATTGGGTGCCCAACTTTTGGAGCGTGTAAAAGAAGAGTTGGTTGAAATCGGTACCGTCGAGCAATTTCCGAAAATGGAAGGCCGCCAGATGGTTATGATGATTGCCCCGAAAAAGAAATAA
- the thrS gene encoding threonine--tRNA ligase: MINITLPDGSVRQFEQPVSVAEVAASIGAGLAKATVAGKVNGVLVDASDKITSDANVQIITPKDAEGVEIIRHSCAHLVGHAVKQLYPDAKMVIGPVIEDGFYYDIATEKPFTPEDVAKIEARMKELIAQNYDVVKVMTPRAETIKTFTERGEDYKLLLIEDMPDVQEMGLYHHQEYVDMCRGPHVPNTRFLKNFKLTKLAGAYWRGDSNNEMLQRIYGTAWASKEDLKAYIARIEEAEKRDHRKLGKQLDLFHLQDEAPGMVFWHPRGWTLWQIIEQHMRKELDAAGYKEVKTPQILDKTFWEKSGHWENYKDNMFVTQSEKREYAVKPMNCPGHVQIFNHGLRSYRDLPMRLAEFGSCHRNEPSGALHGLMRVRGFVQDDAHIFCTEEQITSEAKAFNDLVMKVYKQFGFEHVSVKLSLRPEKRAGSDEVWDKAEQGLRDALAACGVEWEELPGEGAFYGPKVEYHIKDAIGRSWQCGTIQLDFVLPERLGAEYVTEDNGRARPVMLHRAILGSMERFIGILIENHAGSFPLWLAPVQMVIMNITEKQADYCREVAEKLRAAGLRVELDLRNEKIGYKIRDNSQHRYPYQIVVGENEKENGQIAVRRKAEDLGSLKIEDFIAQLQEELQAEF; this comes from the coding sequence ATGATCAATATTACCTTGCCCGACGGTTCCGTCCGTCAGTTTGAACAACCTGTTTCGGTAGCCGAAGTGGCCGCTTCGATTGGAGCGGGTTTGGCAAAAGCAACGGTGGCAGGTAAGGTCAACGGTGTTTTAGTCGATGCCTCGGATAAAATTACATCTGATGCAAATGTACAAATTATCACGCCCAAAGATGCCGAGGGTGTGGAGATTATCCGCCATTCGTGCGCACATTTAGTCGGCCATGCGGTAAAACAGCTTTATCCGGATGCCAAAATGGTTATCGGCCCGGTGATTGAAGATGGTTTTTATTATGACATCGCCACTGAAAAACCGTTTACGCCCGAAGATGTGGCAAAAATTGAAGCGCGGATGAAAGAATTGATTGCGCAGAATTATGATGTGGTCAAGGTAATGACGCCGCGTGCTGAAACCATCAAAACATTTACCGAGCGTGGGGAAGACTACAAGCTGCTCCTGATCGAAGATATGCCCGATGTGCAAGAAATGGGTTTATATCATCATCAGGAATATGTGGATATGTGCCGCGGCCCGCATGTGCCGAATACGCGTTTCTTGAAAAATTTCAAATTAACCAAGCTGGCCGGTGCTTATTGGCGGGGCGACAGCAATAATGAAATGTTGCAACGCATCTATGGTACCGCTTGGGCAAGTAAAGAGGATTTAAAAGCCTATATTGCCCGTATTGAAGAAGCCGAAAAACGTGACCACCGCAAACTGGGCAAACAGCTTGATTTGTTCCATCTTCAAGACGAAGCGCCGGGCATGGTGTTCTGGCATCCGCGCGGTTGGACGTTATGGCAGATTATCGAGCAGCATATGCGCAAAGAATTGGATGCGGCCGGTTATAAAGAAGTAAAAACACCGCAAATTCTCGATAAAACATTCTGGGAAAAATCCGGCCATTGGGAAAACTATAAAGACAATATGTTTGTGACCCAATCGGAAAAACGCGAATATGCCGTGAAACCGATGAACTGCCCGGGGCATGTTCAGATTTTCAACCACGGTTTGCGCTCTTACCGTGATTTACCGATGCGGTTGGCGGAATTCGGCTCTTGCCACCGAAACGAACCTTCGGGCGCTTTACACGGCTTAATGCGGGTACGTGGTTTTGTGCAGGATGATGCCCATATTTTTTGTACCGAAGAGCAAATTACTTCCGAAGCCAAAGCCTTCAACGATTTGGTGATGAAAGTTTATAAGCAGTTTGGCTTTGAGCATGTCAGCGTGAAACTGTCGTTGCGCCCCGAAAAACGAGCCGGTTCCGATGAAGTTTGGGATAAAGCCGAGCAAGGCTTGCGCGATGCCTTGGCTGCTTGCGGTGTGGAATGGGAAGAATTGCCCGGTGAGGGTGCTTTCTATGGCCCTAAAGTGGAATATCATATTAAAGATGCGATTGGCCGTTCTTGGCAGTGCGGAACCATACAGCTTGATTTTGTGTTGCCCGAACGCTTGGGTGCAGAATATGTAACCGAAGATAACGGCCGTGCCCGCCCGGTGATGTTGCACCGTGCGATTTTGGGGTCTATGGAACGGTTTATCGGTATTCTGATTGAAAACCATGCTGGTTCTTTCCCGTTATGGCTTGCGCCGGTGCAAATGGTGATTATGAATATTACCGAAAAACAAGCTGATTATTGCCGTGAAGTGGCAGAGAAACTGCGTGCGGCCGGTTTGCGTGTCGAGCTGGATTTGCGCAATGAAAAAATCGGCTACAAAATCCGTGATAACAGCCAACACCGCTATCCCTATCAGATCGTAGTCGGTGAAAACGAAAAAGAAAACGGCCAGATTGCCGTACGTCGTAAGGCAGAAGATTTGGGCAGTCTAAAAATAGAAGATTTTATTGCCCAACTGCAAGAAGAATTACAGGCAGAGTTTTAA
- a CDS encoding anhydro-N-acetylmuramic acid kinase translates to MHNGDQFYIGLMSGTSMDGVDAVLIRMHGVEWLAAEAHSFIPYSGRLKADLLELQNVGHNELHRSMMLSQELSYLYGRVVRQLLAEQNLSADNITAIGCHGQTIRHAPESRYSIQLADLSLLAELSGILTIGDFRSRDLAAGGQGAPLVPSFHQALFQHSSKARVVLNLGGIANISVLPPDGAAFGFDTGPGNMLMDSWVNYIWQQPYDEGGKKAEAGMVLPELLEKLLSDPYFARPYPKSTGRELFSLSWLLPQLSDGLNPNDVLRTLSEYTVQTVFDAVVSAAPDTQELYVCGGGIRNQTLMKGLSHRFLERGIQVHSTDELHLNPQWVEAAAFAWLASCWVNRVASNPYRATGARKPCVLGAGYYP, encoded by the coding sequence ATGCATAACGGTGACCAGTTTTATATCGGCCTGATGTCCGGTACCAGTATGGATGGTGTCGATGCGGTATTGATACGCATGCACGGGGTTGAATGGCTGGCTGCTGAAGCCCATTCTTTTATACCCTATTCAGGCCGTCTGAAAGCCGATTTACTTGAATTGCAAAATGTCGGTCATAATGAGTTGCACCGCAGTATGATGCTTTCTCAAGAGCTAAGCTATCTGTATGGAAGAGTGGTTAGGCAATTGCTGGCGGAACAGAACCTTTCGGCCGACAACATTACGGCAATTGGCTGTCATGGTCAAACCATCCGCCATGCGCCGGAGTCGAGATACAGTATCCAGTTGGCCGATTTATCTTTATTGGCGGAATTAAGCGGTATTCTGACTATCGGGGATTTCCGTAGCCGCGATTTGGCGGCAGGGGGGCAGGGCGCGCCTTTGGTGCCATCTTTTCATCAGGCATTATTTCAGCATTCTTCAAAAGCAAGAGTAGTTTTAAATTTAGGCGGAATTGCCAATATTAGTGTATTACCGCCGGATGGGGCCGCTTTCGGCTTTGATACCGGTCCGGGTAATATGTTGATGGATTCATGGGTGAATTATATTTGGCAACAGCCCTATGACGAAGGCGGTAAAAAAGCTGAGGCGGGCATGGTATTGCCGGAACTTTTAGAAAAACTGCTTAGTGATCCTTATTTTGCCCGCCCTTATCCGAAAAGCACCGGGCGGGAGCTGTTTTCGTTGTCATGGCTGTTGCCACAGCTTTCAGACGGCCTCAACCCGAATGATGTATTACGAACATTGTCAGAGTATACAGTGCAAACCGTTTTTGATGCGGTGGTATCTGCCGCACCGGATACGCAAGAACTCTATGTTTGCGGCGGCGGTATCCGCAATCAAACCTTGATGAAAGGGTTGTCACACCGCTTTTTGGAGCGGGGCATTCAAGTACACAGCACCGATGAGTTGCATTTGAATCCGCAATGGGTTGAGGCGGCAGCTTTTGCATGGTTGGCTTCTTGTTGGGTAAATCGGGTTGCCTCTAATCCTTATCGGGCAACAGGTGCGAGAAAGCCGTGTGTCTTAGGGGCGGGATATTATCCTTAA
- a CDS encoding inorganic phosphate transporter: MNAPYIQKINFAFAALLLCMIGYFIIWGLGYTNGNHTTLFLLATGFGVFMAFNIGGNDVANSFGTSVGAGTLTIPQALIIAAIFEVSGAVIAGGEVTDTIRKGIIDLNQMHVEPMQFVYIMMSALLAAALWLLFASKKGLPVSTTHAIIGGIVGSALCLGIVSGSSNTIELIQWNKLAEIVASWVLSPVLGGLVSYFLFFQIKKHVLDYNKEVEENLKNIKQEKKAYKAQHRLYFESLDEATKIECATAMARDAQIYGESDLDPTELESTYYQGLYDIDNRKNNIDAYKALHSWVPVIASLGGMIIAAMLLFKGLKNLELGMSNVGSFLIIFMIGAAIWMATFVYAKTLKRKDLGKSTFLVFSWMQVFTAAGFAFSHGANDIANAIGPFAAIMDVLRTGDINSQSPVPPVAMLTFGIALIVGLWFIGKEVIKTVGTSLAEMHPSSGFAAELSAASVVMMASLMGLPVSSTHILVGAVLGIGLVNRNANWALMKPIGMAWVITLPAAAFLSIVCFLLLRAAF, translated from the coding sequence ATGAACGCTCCATATATCCAGAAAATCAATTTTGCCTTTGCGGCTCTTCTTCTTTGTATGATCGGTTATTTTATTATATGGGGATTAGGCTACACCAATGGCAACCACACAACCTTATTTCTACTGGCTACGGGCTTTGGCGTCTTTATGGCGTTCAATATCGGAGGAAATGACGTAGCCAACTCTTTTGGCACCAGCGTTGGCGCCGGAACGTTAACCATCCCGCAAGCTTTAATTATTGCTGCCATTTTTGAAGTCAGCGGCGCAGTGATTGCCGGTGGAGAAGTAACCGATACAATCAGAAAAGGCATTATCGATTTAAACCAAATGCATGTAGAACCTATGCAGTTTGTTTATATTATGATGTCGGCACTATTGGCCGCTGCATTATGGCTGTTGTTCGCCAGCAAAAAAGGCCTACCGGTCTCGACTACCCACGCCATTATCGGCGGCATTGTCGGCAGTGCCTTATGCTTAGGCATTGTCAGCGGCAGTTCAAACACTATCGAACTCATACAATGGAATAAATTAGCTGAAATTGTTGCCTCTTGGGTACTTTCACCCGTATTAGGCGGCTTGGTTTCCTACTTCCTTTTCTTCCAAATCAAAAAGCATGTTTTAGACTACAACAAAGAAGTAGAAGAAAACCTGAAAAATATCAAGCAAGAGAAAAAAGCCTATAAAGCCCAACACCGCTTATATTTTGAAAGTCTTGATGAAGCCACCAAAATAGAATGCGCTACTGCCATGGCACGCGACGCCCAAATTTACGGCGAGTCGGATTTAGATCCAACCGAACTGGAATCCACGTATTATCAGGGGCTTTATGATATTGATAACCGTAAAAACAATATTGACGCCTATAAAGCCTTACATTCATGGGTGCCGGTCATCGCTTCACTGGGCGGTATGATAATAGCAGCTATGTTGCTATTTAAAGGCCTCAAAAACCTTGAACTCGGCATGAGTAATGTCGGTAGTTTTCTGATTATTTTCATGATTGGCGCAGCCATTTGGATGGCGACATTTGTTTATGCCAAAACATTAAAACGCAAAGACTTAGGCAAGTCCACCTTCTTGGTTTTCAGTTGGATGCAGGTATTTACTGCCGCCGGATTCGCATTCAGCCACGGCGCCAACGACATCGCTAACGCCATCGGCCCTTTTGCTGCCATTATGGATGTATTACGCACAGGTGACATCAACTCTCAATCCCCCGTTCCTCCCGTTGCCATGCTCACTTTCGGTATCGCATTAATTGTCGGTTTATGGTTTATCGGTAAAGAGGTGATCAAAACTGTCGGTACCAGTTTGGCTGAAATGCATCCGTCTTCAGGCTTTGCCGCCGAACTTTCCGCAGCTTCTGTTGTAATGATGGCCTCATTAATGGGCTTACCCGTATCCAGCACACATATCCTGGTCGGTGCTGTTTTAGGCATCGGTTTGGTAAACCGTAATGCAAACTGGGCATTAATGAAACCGATTGGTATGGCATGGGTGATTACCCTACCTGCCGCCGCCTTTTTATCAATTGTTTGTTTCTTATTGCTGCGCGCTGCTTTTTAA
- a CDS encoding SCO family protein gives MNRNTITLLSAAFTLATLSACQPQEKAESEQPATVTATSAVSPSVNNTGSFHGSDIRQENIGGDFTMTDGNGKPFNIGDLKGKIVLLSFGYTHCPDVCPTELLTYNDVLTQLGDQAKDVAVVFASVDPERDTPELVGKYVQQFHPDFIGLTTTGDQNLAVIKQQYRIVSAKTEQQSDTVYLVDHTAGAYLLDKNGEVVVFEPYGNTAQQLADDIRLLLKS, from the coding sequence ATGAACCGGAATACAATCACGCTATTATCAGCTGCTTTCACATTAGCAACTTTATCCGCCTGCCAACCTCAAGAAAAAGCAGAATCCGAACAACCTGCTACTGTTACTGCTACTTCAGCGGTTTCTCCGTCTGTAAACAACACCGGCAGTTTTCATGGTTCGGATATACGTCAGGAAAATATTGGTGGTGATTTCACCATGACCGATGGCAATGGTAAGCCCTTTAATATTGGCGACCTGAAAGGTAAGATTGTACTGTTATCATTTGGCTACACACATTGCCCCGATGTTTGCCCGACCGAGCTGTTAACCTATAATGACGTGTTGACCCAGCTCGGCGATCAGGCCAAAGATGTTGCCGTAGTATTCGCCAGTGTCGATCCAGAACGAGATACCCCGGAGTTAGTCGGTAAATATGTGCAACAGTTTCATCCCGACTTTATCGGACTCACCACCACCGGAGACCAGAATCTAGCCGTTATCAAACAACAATACCGTATCGTTTCGGCTAAAACAGAACAACAGTCCGATACGGTTTATTTGGTTGATCATACGGCCGGTGCTTATTTATTGGATAAAAACGGCGAGGTGGTGGTTTTTGAACCTTATGGCAATACCGCCCAACAACTTGCAGACGATATCCGGCTTTTACTCAAATCATAA
- the hisG gene encoding ATP phosphoribosyltransferase, with translation MTDNTLTIALSKGRIFDETLPLLAAAGIVPTEEPGSSRKLIIGTNLPNVRLVIVRASDVPTYVQYGAADFGIAGKDVLIEHGGEGLYQPLDLQIAKCRMMVAVPAGFDYAAASQPGNRLRVATKYPDIAAEHFANKGVHVDIIKLYGSMELAPLVGLSDAIVDLVSTGGTLKANNLEAVEHICDISSRLVVNKAALKVKHRLIQPVIEAFANAVNNQQEAA, from the coding sequence ATGACAGACAATACTTTAACCATCGCGCTTTCCAAAGGCCGTATTTTTGATGAAACCCTACCGCTTTTGGCCGCTGCAGGCATAGTACCGACTGAAGAACCGGGCAGTTCGCGCAAACTAATCATCGGCACCAATTTACCCAATGTACGCTTAGTGATTGTTCGCGCCAGCGATGTGCCAACTTATGTGCAATACGGTGCGGCGGATTTCGGTATTGCCGGTAAAGATGTTCTAATCGAACACGGCGGCGAAGGCCTTTACCAACCCTTAGACTTGCAAATTGCCAAATGCCGCATGATGGTTGCCGTACCTGCCGGTTTTGATTATGCCGCCGCATCACAACCAGGCAACCGCTTGCGTGTCGCAACCAAATATCCCGATATTGCCGCCGAGCATTTTGCCAATAAAGGCGTGCATGTCGACATTATCAAACTATATGGTTCAATGGAGCTTGCCCCATTGGTAGGGCTGAGTGATGCCATTGTCGACTTAGTATCCACCGGCGGCACCTTAAAAGCCAATAACCTTGAAGCAGTCGAGCATATTTGCGATATTTCCAGCCGTTTGGTAGTTAATAAAGCAGCGCTTAAAGTGAAGCACCGCTTAATCCAACCGGTCATCGAAGCGTTTGCCAACGCTGTAAACAATCAACAAGAAGCCGCCTGA
- a CDS encoding NYN domain-containing protein, translated as MNITSDKKLAVLIDADNAPADIIDRLLAEIAKYGIASVKRIYGDWSHGLSKWKAALLPHAIIPVQQFAYTKGKNATDMALVIDAMDLLYSGNFDGFCIVSSDSDFTRLASRLRESGLTVYGFGEKKTPEAFRKACDKFIFTEIFRPEKNTQAKNRTNKNKTTAEAETETASNQTDVSKLILRAVKENADDFGWANLGPIGSYINKTNPDFDPRLYGFGKLSDLIKSLDLFEYRTDNNQAQVRRCQNGNDKNRPSENKTPQASAQTPKPSDSNEPKSTEKSSKPATKRNSKRVSSSESSKAETPQKPIATPVSAEMKPEATEQPVTPKPKNGKAKFTKLIPLVQQAVDAVADQDGWARLSDVLKQLAPTLNPHDYGFDTDRTLIHAIYSDWLEIKKAGRGERLRVNKRFVSKD; from the coding sequence ATGAACATTACTTCAGACAAAAAACTCGCCGTCCTTATTGATGCCGACAACGCCCCTGCCGATATTATCGACCGCCTCTTGGCGGAAATTGCCAAATACGGCATCGCCAGCGTGAAAAGAATTTACGGCGACTGGAGCCACGGCCTATCCAAATGGAAAGCGGCACTACTGCCTCATGCCATTATTCCCGTGCAACAATTTGCCTATACCAAAGGCAAGAACGCCACCGACATGGCCTTAGTCATAGATGCTATGGATTTGCTGTATAGCGGTAATTTCGACGGCTTTTGTATTGTTTCTAGCGACAGCGACTTTACCCGCCTTGCCAGCCGCCTGCGTGAAAGCGGTTTAACGGTTTACGGATTTGGCGAAAAGAAAACCCCCGAAGCCTTCCGCAAAGCTTGCGATAAATTTATCTTCACGGAAATTTTCCGCCCTGAGAAAAACACTCAAGCGAAAAACCGTACCAATAAAAATAAAACCACTGCCGAAGCAGAAACGGAAACAGCGTCCAATCAAACTGATGTATCCAAGCTTATCCTTCGTGCCGTTAAAGAAAATGCCGATGATTTCGGCTGGGCCAATCTCGGCCCCATCGGTAGCTATATCAATAAAACCAACCCTGATTTCGACCCACGGCTTTATGGTTTCGGCAAACTTTCCGACCTGATTAAATCTTTAGACTTATTCGAATACCGTACCGACAATAATCAAGCCCAAGTGCGTCGGTGCCAAAACGGCAACGATAAAAACAGGCCGTCTGAAAACAAAACGCCACAGGCCTCAGCCCAAACACCCAAACCATCCGACAGCAACGAACCCAAATCGACAGAAAAAAGCAGCAAGCCCGCAACGAAACGAAATTCAAAACGTGTATCTAGCAGCGAAAGCAGCAAGGCGGAAACACCTCAAAAACCCATTGCAACACCTGTATCGGCAGAAATGAAGCCCGAAGCAACAGAACAACCGGTCACACCCAAACCCAAAAACGGTAAAGCCAAGTTCACCAAACTCATTCCTCTGGTACAACAAGCCGTAGATGCCGTCGCCGATCAAGACGGTTGGGCTCGCTTGAGCGATGTATTAAAACAGCTTGCTCCCACTCTCAATCCGCATGATTACGGTTTTGATACCGACCGCACACTAATCCATGCGATCTATAGCGATTGGTTGGAAATTAAAAAGGCCGGACGCGGCGAACGGTTGCGGGTGAATAAACGTTTTGTCAGCAAAGACTAA